The nucleotide sequence TTCTACCGTATTTACTAACAAATATAATCCTATCCACCAATACAACAACGGTCCCCCAACTCCTAAAACTAGCCCAGATAATAATAATTTATTCATTCATATATCTCTCCTTATAACTGCTTATATTTATATATACTTTGTTTTTATTCAATAGTTTGAGTAATTAAAGAGACTTTTTTAGGGTCTTTTTATGAAGACCCTTTTTTTTTTAATTTGTTTCCATTCAATTAGTTTCTTTAGTAATTAGAGAGTGCTTCCATTAAAATCTAGATATAGTATGTTGTCTAGAGACCGTTTGCGAGGCTCAAAAAAAATTGAGCAAGTCAGGCTGTAAGGAAAACCAGCAAAAACCTTTGAAAACTATACATAGTAAGCAGTCGAAACTCACAAGAATATAATAATGGTTACAGCGGTTTTGGTTGAGCGTCGCCAAAATTATTAAATAATAAAACCAAATCACTAACAAATACGATTGCCTTTAGATAATCGTCGAACTAGGCAGTTGGGTTAGGTTATTTCCTATAGCCCAAGTTGTTACTTGCTGTAAAGTATGTCGAGTTATCGGGTAAATTCTAATACTATCCTCGTCTAATTTAATCTTCTTTTTAAGGCGATGGCAACAAGGAATAATTGCCCACTTTCTATGCCCGAAATTAAATTCTTGAGTGACACGAGAGATTATAGTAATTCCCACAGTAATCTCACTATCAGGAGAATGCCGTTTGCATTGTAAATAATCCGAATAACGAACAGTCCAACGCTGGAGCTAAATGGACGATTCCCGACGCGAAAGAATATTATCTTTCCTACTAGCTTAAGTTCGATAAAGGCTTTGATTTTGATGGCGACAAGTTTAGTGGCGGTAAGCTACCAGGACTAGGTGAAGGCGATCTCGCATCTGGAGGAACAAAACCTAACGGCAACAACGGCTTCACTTCTAGATATATGTGGTGCGAAGGTGGCAAAGCTACTGTGTATCTATATCACATGGATCAGCCTGGAACTTATGGCGAAGATATTTTACTCAAAGGAAAAGACGGACAAGATAAGTATTTTCAACCTGGCAAATGGCACAATTTGGTTCAACGTGTTGAGGTTAATAGACCTCTTGCATAACTATGATAATTTCTAATATGAATAGAGGTAATAAGGGTAATTCGTAGTATGAGATATGAAACAGCCAAGGATTTTAGCCAAAGCGACTTTAAAACAACGTATGGCGTATATTCTCAGATTTTTGAGGTTATGGTAAAAGTAGCAAAAGTAGAAAGAATGCTCCAAAAAAAGACAGGTAGAAACGATAAATTAATCATTGAAGACCAAGTATTGATGACACTATCCTATTGGCGAGAGTATAGAACGTATTTTCATCTGGCACAAAACTGGGGAATTAATGAATCAACAGCTTAGCGAATAATTAGGCGTACAGAAGACATATTAATCAAATCAGGAGTTTTTGCTTTACCCGGCAAAAAAGTATTAATTAAGCCAGAAACAGTTGTGGTAGACGTAACAGAACACGAAGTAGAACGTCCAAAAAAAAACAGAAAGCATACTATAGTGGTAAACAAAAGAAACATACACTTAAATCCTAGATAGTTGTGGATATCAAGAGCAAGTCAATAATCTGTATAGCCTAGGGAAAAGGAAAGCAGCACGATTTTAAAATTTGGAAACCAAGTCTAACTAAAGCCAAAAAGTCAATTAAACAATTGGGAGACAAGGGATACCAAGGAATTCAAAAATATCAT is from Coleofasciculaceae cyanobacterium and encodes:
- a CDS encoding CRISPR-associated endonuclease Cas2 produces the protein MGITIISRVTQEFNFGHRKWAIIPCCHRLKKKIKLDEDSIRIYPITRHTLQQVTTWAIGNNLTQLPSSTII